The region tagctttgggttcaatcttgcggtgtcctttcccagtgacagcaggggcagcaaggcacgtattgtattgttgccatcgaggataaaaagatggggtttatatcatattgcttgagtttatccctctacatcatgtcatctttcttaatgcgttactctgttcttcatgaacttaatactctagatgcaagtaggagtcggtcgatgtgtggaataatagtagtagatgcagaatcgtttcgatctacttgtcacggatgtgatgcctatatacatgatcatgcttagatattctcataactatgcacttttctatcaattgctcgatagtaatttgttcacccactgtaatacttatgttatcttgagagaagccactagtgaaacctatggcccccgggtctatcttttatcatataagtttcccatctacttttatttgcatatttactttccaatctatatcataaaaataccaaaaatatttatcttatcttattatctccatcatatctcacttttgcaagttactgtgaagggattgacaacccctttatcgcgttggttgcgaggttcttgtttgtttgtgtaggtacgagggtcttatgtggagcctcctactggatcgataccttggttctcaaaaactgaggtaaatacttatgctactttgctgcatcaccctttcctcttcaagggaaaaccaacgcagtgctcaagaggtagcagaaatcttgttgcaagcaatcatgtgaacttgatatgtgttcgatattttgatggtatgtatgttgtgattcccttagtggtgtcatgtgaacgtcgactacatgacacttcaccatatttgggcctaagggaatgcattgtggagtagttattagatgatgggttgcgagagtgacaaaagcttaaaccctagtttatgcgctattccgtaagggactgatttggatccaaaagtttaattttatggttagatttattcttaatactttcattgtagttggggatgcttgcgagggggttaatcataagtaggaggtttgttcaagtaagaacaacacataagcaccggtccacccacatatcaaattatcaaagtagcgaacacaaatcaaactaacatgatgaaagtgactagatgaaattcccgtgtaccctcaagaacgctttgcttactataagagaccgttttggcctgtcctttgcctcaaaaggattgggctaccttgctgcacttttgttaccattaccgttacttgctcgttacaaaatacaaattatcttgctatcaaactactcgttatataatttcagtgcttgcagagaataccttgctaaacaccacttgtcatttccttctgctcctcgctcggttcgacactattacttatcgaaaggactacgattgatcccatatacttgtgggtcatcaaggtgtcttaccgagagggcccggagatacctctccgatacttggagtgaaaaatcctaatctcaatctatgccaactcgacaaacaccttcggagatacatgtggagcatatttatgatcacccagttacgttgtgatgtttgatagcacacaaggtattcctctggtatcctggagttgcacaatctcatagtcgcaggaatatgtatttgacatgaagaaagcaatagcaataaactgaacgatcaatatgctaagctaacggatgggtcttgtccatcacatcattctcctaatgatgtgatcccgttatcaaatgacaacacatgtccatggttaggaaaccttaaccatctttgatcaacgagctagtctagtagaggcttactagggacaaggtatttgtttatgtattcacacatgtatttaagtttccggtcaatacaattctagcatgaataataaacctttatcatgaataaggaaatataaaataagaactttattattgcctctagggcatatttccttcagccaggCCACTGGTCAAGTCCGCGACCTCAAGAAGAGTCGGGCTGCATCTGCCATCGGCACAAGGCACCATAAAAATGTGAGCTTTGGATCTTGCTCACGGACGAGGCGCCAAGGTGGACGGGGTAGGGGCGGCTACCGGCGATGCCGGCAAGCTAGAAATCGGAGAACACAGTTCTGAGCTACCAGGACGGAGCCGCCGAAAAACAGGCGAGCAAGGAGCTGGAGGGGATGCAGCCGCCGTAATATCAGCATCGGAGCTACTCCGACAGAGGAGGTTGGCGAGCCGTGGACACGGAGGACGCATGTCCAGCCGCCAAGACTAGAGCTGCGCCGGCAAGGACTCTGCCTCAAGGCCTCAAGCACCCGCCATGAAAAATCACTGTGTCCATAGAAACCATATCGCCTAAGCCGCCACCGCAGCCTGGAGGATGACACTGTCAGCGATGAGGAGACGACCCACACCATGGCAGGGCTAATCTCGATTGAGGCGTCGACGCATCCACCCAAGCCCCCGAAGACCCAGCCAGCAATAACAAGAGAGAGGAGCTACGCCAGGAGGGGGACAAGAGGCGGGCGAGGGAGGAGCAGCCGCGGGCCATGGCCGCGCTACCGCGCCGGACGAGCAGGGGAGGAAGTAGCAATAGGAAGAGAGGCGGTCCGCATCACGCAGAACGGATCTGGGAGGTGGGGAGGGGCACTGCAGCACGCGCCAGGGACGAGACCGCCCACTGCCGCTACTTGTGATaggcgttgggatttccccgaaaagGAAGGGTGATATAGTATAGTGGcagaaagtatttccctcagtagagaatcaaggtttatcgaaccagtaggatatTCACGCAAACAAagataaacggtacctgcacacacacAAAACATATACTCGCACCCAACAcaagcaagagggttgtcaatccccttatactcattaattgcaaggattaattctggcaatggtagatagataaattgcaaacaaaataaaattaaataaattGTATCAAGGTATTTAGGGTTTTAGTAATATGATGTGAATGGACCCGGGGGgtcatagctttcactagtggcatctctgtcATGAGCGTAGTAACGATGGGtacacaaattactattgggcaattgatggaaaagcgcatagttatgatgttatccATGACATGATCAGTACATAGGCattatgtccgtgacaagtagaccaaaatgattctatatctactactattactccatcccTCGACCACTATTTAGCATATGCATCttaaggtattaagttcataataaacagagtaatgcttggagcatgatgacataatgtagacagaatAAGACCAACTAATATGATCGAACCCCATTgttttacccttagtagcaacaataccaaTACGTGCCTCAttgcccttctgtcactgggtgtcgacaccgcaagattgaactactACTATGCATCACTTCCGCTGAAGATCTACTCgtcaacttggccaaagaaaactcaTAGATCAGAAAGCATAGTCGCCGCCCACCCACTGGACCCCGCCGCCGGTTCCTCCACATTTCCATCTCCGCCGCTTGCCAATCAGACACATCGGGCGCTTTTCCGCCACTGCACCGCCACCCGTTTCGAGCTACTCCATTGCCTCCCACCGCATTTGAAGCACGGTCGCCGTCCCTCCGCTCGATCTGAAGCTCGGTAGCCGCCCCACTCCTCGTCTCGACTCTCGGCCGTCGCCACTCCCCTCAAAGTCGCAACCACTCGATCCACAGCCGCGCCGCCACCATGCCGCTGAAGAAAATCTCAAGAGAAAGACTGGTTTCTTCGGGATGCAGAAGAAGGCATCCAGGAACTTCAGCGTGGAGTTCTAGTGCGATGGCTATCACTACTGGATCAACACGTTCAACTCCGTCGACATGGCCGCGCATGTCTATGACATTGCCGCATGGCGTTTCGGCCGGCCGAGGCACGTGATGAACTTTCCAGAGATCGAGACTCAGGTGGATGTGGAGCTAATCGGGTAGAAGAATCTTAACATTCGGCGGATGGAAGagaatgaggagaagaagaagaagcctatgATTCTCGTTGCTCCCAACGATAGTGACGACGTGGAGATGGCGAGGTTTGCACGGGAGCATCCGAAGTATGTCCAGGCAGAGCGCGAGTTCTTCTGGAAGAGCGAGGCCGAGCACAAGAAGAAGGCGGTGAAGAAGAGGATGAGGCCGGCCCCTCGACGGTGATCCCCGTTGAGTCTGACTTGTCGGGGTAGgatgacttggaggaggaggacgacgaatgCGATGACCCAGCAAGGACGATATCTGGGAGCAGTTCTATGGCGACGATGATGAGTAGTTTATGTTTGATGTAGTTGAAGTAGGCTCGGAGTAGTAGTAGCTTAAACTATGTTTAATTTATGTTTTAAGAACTATGTTTGCTTCAAATGAACTTGCTCTATTTGAAATGATGTACTAGTCGAATTAGATGTATTTACATCATTTGTTGGAGCACTAGTCTTCTACATCTCCAATTATACATTATCTGTTGAAGTTGGATGTTTTTGATGATGTAAATTATACTATATCTAATCTTCAAATATACATCGATGCTCTTAGCGCCGTTTTGCATTGGAGATGCCTTAACGCCGTGAAAAACTGAAAATAACCGAAACGCCCTCCCCCTATCCGTCTCGGCTCCGGCCCGAACGTCCGATCCGCTCTGCGATTCGGAAACCGCTTGCCCCGGGGAGTACCTGGTACTACACCTATATAGCGCCACGCGTGGCGCACCCAGGACGGCGCGGAAGAAACTAAACTCGAGAAACAAGTGGAGTAAAGCAGTGGCGCAAGAAAGGGAGAAGGAAGAACAGATTGCTTGTGGGATTCGCCGGCGAGGGAGACGGAGGGGAGCCTGATCGGTGCGGTGATGGGGGTGAGGGAGCCGGTGGCAATGGAGATACcggtggaggagggggcggcggcgagggtgccGCCGCGGATCAGGAGGAGGCTGCTCGAGGGCAggaccagcggcggcggcgggccggcCAGCGCCGAGGAAATCGACGCCAAGCTCAAGGAGGCCGACCACCGTAGGCAGGTAGGTGTCCCTGTCGGATACCTTTAGTTTCCTACATTTATCTTTCGCTTTTCCCAATTCTTCCTCCTCACGGTGGATTGCGAAGTCGGGGGCGTGAACTGTGAATTCGAAGTGTTGAGGACTGCTTTTTCCCCTATGCACCACTATCATCCTCGTGTTGTCTCGTCGGCGGCTCCCATCCTTACTGGTGAACAGATAGTTGCGTCCTCTGCTGTTGAAGTGGTATTATTATTTTATTCTACAGAAGTGGTATAGTTCCTGGAAGGTTTTACAGTAACTTTAGACGTCTAAGTATAAGTATGTGAAATAATTGTGAAAGTTCGTGAGGAAGTGGAAGTAACATTCTTTGGGAATTTTGTAGGCGGTAGGTAGGTAGTCGTAAACTGAAGTTAGTCTCACGGGTGCCACGAATTGCTTTTCTGTTGGATTTTGACGCGTTTTTTTTTCCTTCTTTAGTTTGGGGTTTTCCGGTGTTTGGATTGAAGCGTTTCCCCCCTATTGAAATAGGTCTCAAGTTTATCTGTAGCTCGGTGAAAGCGTAAACAGGGACAATTAGAgtattactactccctctgttcacttttataagtccttgaagacatttcagacaacatGCAAAGCAGCCTATTttcagttgtctgaaatgacttataaaagtgaacggagggagtagtactcttTAGTGATGAGTGTTTAGATCATtagtttagtgatctaaatgctcttatattatttctttacagagggagtagtaactaACTATTGCCTGTTCTCGTAAAAAGGAAAGTTTCTTTAATCAAATAATAAAGGTGAAATTACTGTAGGTTGTAACTGCTTAAGTTAGCCATTGATTTCAGGTTGTTTCGGTGGTAGGAAAATTATGGTAGTTGGATAGGATAGTTTCCTTTCATCATGGACCACCTGGTTTGGCTTAGAAGTATACCTTGCACTTGTACTGCTGAAATTTTAGTTGCAACTTCTGTAGTTCTGTTGGTTGATGTAATCCTGGTAGGGGCTATAGAAACAACTAATGTTCTTTTGGTTACAAGAAGGTTTGATATGAATTAGCGATACATGCTTGATCAAATTAACTCATGTTCAATTGTCCCTCCACAGCAATTCTATGATTGGTTATCCTGCAAAGCAAGGAAGAAGCCACGGAGCCCATCGTGGTCGTCTCAAGAGGAAGATTACGGACAGTGCCTTGAAGCCAAGCTTCAGGCAGCTGAGCAGAAAAGGCTAAGCCTCTTGGCAAAGGCACAGAACCGGTTAGCCAAGTTGGATGAACTCTGACAAGCAGCGAAGAATGATGTGGAAATGCGGAttgagaaggagaaggaagaactTGAGACTAGAGTCGAGACTCGTGTTCGGCAGGCACAGGAAAACCGTATGCGCCTTCTGCATGCAGATATGCAGAGGCGGGCCGCACTGAAGGAGAGAACAGAGAGGTCCCTCATGCAGAAGGCGACATCTGAGAGCAAGTATACAGAGCGGGTGCGATCTGCTATCCTGGAAAAGCGTGCTGCTGCTGAGAAGAAACGGCTGGCGTTGTTAGAAGCTGAGAAGAGGAAGGCTCATGCTCGGCTCATGCATATTCAACGAGCAGCCATGACTGTAAGCAGCCACAGAGAAGCAGAGAGGATTAAATTGAAACAACATCTTGAAAGCAAACTTCAGAGGGTATGTGTTGTCATACATACGCTGATTACAGTTTTAGTTCTTATGTTCTGCTTCTTATCTGATTTGTTATCTTTATTGGAACAGGCCAAGAGGAAGAGAGCTGAATATTTGAAGCAGCGAGGAGGTCCATGCAGTTCTGCTCATGCTGACTACATCAAGCATGCATATTTTCTTTCAAGAAAGCTTGCAAGGTATTACTACCATACAATAAATTACTTGAATACTAACTATTTGGTTGTATTTGCATGTTCGAGTAAATTGAAGTTTTCTTCTCGTATACTGTATAGGTGCTGGAGAAGTTTTGTGAAGTCCAGGAAGACAACACTTGCCTTAGCTCAAGCTTATGATGCTTTGGGAATTAATGAAAAATCTGTGAAGTCAATGCCATTTGAGGAATTAGCTATGCTGATGGGATCTTCCACAGCTCTTGAGGCTACTAAGGCATTACTTGACCAGTTCGAGAGGCGTGTGACTCTTTGTCAGTCAGCAAGTTCATCATCTGCAGAAAATATTGACCATCTGCTGAAACGCCTTGTGGCTCCAAAGAGGAAGGTACCTCCGAGTAGAGACGGAAGAACAAGGGTTGCAGCAAAAAGGCCAGCCAGAACTTCTGAAACAAGCAGGTTGTCTAGATATTCACTGAGGGTGGCACTCTGTGCTTACATGATCCTGGCTCATCCTAGTGCTGTTTTAAGTGGAGATGGTGAGCAAGAGAAGCTACTCATGGAGTCAGCAGCAAACTTTGTCACGGAGTTTGAGCTGTTGGTTAAGACAATACTCGAGGGACCGGGAAGAGCCTCAAGGCAGCCATTTCTTGATGCTGCTGAATCATCTAGTTACCAGAAGTCTGATGATGTTGCCAGTCAAAGTAAATTCAAGACCCGGCTGGTTAATTTTGACAAAGCTTGGTGCACCTACCTTTACAGATTTGTGgtgtggaaagtaaaagatgcaagatCATTGGAGGGTGATCTTGTTAGGGCTGCATGCAAGCTTGAGCTGTCAATGATGCAAACATGCAAGTTAACTGCCGACGGGCAGTCATACAACCTCACCCATGATATGAAGGCCATTCAGAAGCAGGTTTCTGACGACCACAAACTCCTAAGGGAGAAGGTTCAGCAACTGAGTGGTGATGCAGGGATTGAGCGGATGGACTCTGCTCTCTCAGATGCAAGGTCGAAGTTCTTTGAAGCAAATGAGAATGGAAGTCCATTGGCGACACCTGTTGCAAACGAATCTACTCCTCTGAGCATTAATTCATCTGGAAAGCTCCTGCCTTCTGAGGTTAATGTTAGTTCCGAAACAACATCAAGCAGCACATCACCAGTGAATCGGCCTACAGAGAATGAGCAGATGGTCAATGAGATGCTTCATGAGGACGGTGGTGCGATTCCTGGCAATTCTAATGATGCCCGCACCATCGAGAAGGATTTCCAAGACAAAGTGAGGGAAACAATGGAGAAAGCTTTCTGGGATGTGGTTACTGACTCCATGAGAGGAGACAAACCTGACTACAGCCAACTGATCAACCTGGTAAAGGAAGTGAGGGATTCGTTGTACGACTTGGCTCCCAAGGGATGGAAGGAGGAAATCTATGAGAACATTGACCTCGAAATTTTGTCCCAGGTAAGATCCCAGTGTTATGCGTATAGAAAGTTGTCATCGAATTGCttcttttttcttattcatgaaacATTGACATAATTTTGTTCCTGTACGAATGAAGGTACTCGAGTCAGGCTCCCAGGACACCCAATATCTGGGGCAGATTTTGCAGTACTCTCTGGATATGGTCAGAAAGCTGTCTGCTGCTGCAAAGGATGATGAGATGAAGGCAAGTCATGACAAATTATTGAGCGAGTTGGCTGCAAGTTCTGAAGATAATGATAATGGAGTCAGCTCGTTTGTCATTGCTGTCATCAAGGGTCTGCGTTTCACTCTGGAAGAAATAAAGGTGTGTTGAGCGTGTTAATAATTTAAACTTGTCCTATAATTAACTGCAATTGTTTTAATGCAGTGGATTCTAACATTTTTCTGTTATAAACAGCAACTGCAAGTAGAAGTGAGCAAGGCATATGTTCAGCTGATGCAACCGACGATAAAAGGCTCGGCTGGAGTGAAGTACCTGCAGAAGGCTTTCGGCGATCGCTATGGACCTCCTGCCAATGCGTCAGCTTCTCTCCCTGTAACTCTGCAGTGGATTTCAGCATCAAAGAGCATCGTGGAAGCAGAATGGAGGGAACATCTGGGCTCTCTTTCAGTTCTGCCTGCAGCAAATCATGTAAGTTTCTAACAACATCAGCAGCATAGTGGCATTCTATTTGTTATCTGGTTCCTGACACTAGTTTAATCTTTGGTGGCAGGCTCAGCCCCTTGTTACAGTGCTCCGAGCTGGCCATGGAGCTCCAACAGCTGCTGTACCTTCAGCAGGTAGTTCAGGTTTACCTGAGTGCAAGGGAGCAAAGGTTGACAAGCTTGTGAGGGTTGGCTTGTTGCAGCTTGTTAGTGGTATGGATGGCTTGCAATTGCAGTCAACTCCTGAGAGCTTCCACCTCAACTTTCTGAGATTGAGGGCCGTGCAGGGCCAATTTCAAGAAGTGATTGTGATGGCTACGAGGTAAACTACTATATTAGACTCGTGTTATTCTAGCCTAGTCTGCGGGATTAAAACTTGAATGTGTGCTAACTGAACTTACTGTTTGTGCAGCATGCTCGTCCTGCGACAAGTCCTGATGAGTGAGAATTCTAAGATCACTCCTCTGGAACTGGAGACTGTCATCTCAGAACTCTTCGGCACTCTGGTGAAGCTGCTGGATAACTCCCGCGAAGCAGGCACTGAAGAGATCGTGGAAACGATGATGAACGCGTCGGCCTCGGCCGGCTCTTTGTCGGCCGCCAAGATTCAGGCGAGGAGGCAGATAATAACCCGGGTGGTCTTCAAGAGCCTCCAAGCGGACGACGTCGTCTTCAAGAAGGTCTCCCGGGCGGTCCACTGCGCCTTCCGTGGCGTCCTCCTCGGCGGCAGCGGCGCCAAGGGCCAGAAGCTGGCGGATGCAGCCCTGCGTCGCGTCGGCGCGGGGAAGCTCGCTGACCGTGTGGTGAAGGCGGCTGAAGTGCTCATCAGGGTGGCCACGGTCTCGGAGAAGGTCCATGGTCCGTGGTACAAAGCGCTCGCCTGAATGTGAATATAGCTTACTTTGGTTGGTTCTGTGAATACACACGTTGGGTCGGTTGTAAATTCTTGTCCCGCTGGATGAGGTGGGAATAAGGCATTGTACAGAAATTAATTACTAGTTCAGGATGTTA is a window of Triticum dicoccoides isolate Atlit2015 ecotype Zavitan chromosome 2B, WEW_v2.0, whole genome shotgun sequence DNA encoding:
- the LOC119364347 gene encoding uncharacterized protein LOC119364347 — its product is MRIEKEKEELETRVETRVRQAQENRMRLLHADMQRRAALKERTERSLMQKATSESKYTERVRSAILEKRAAAEKKRLALLEAEKRKAHARLMHIQRAAMTVSSHREAERIKLKQHLESKLQRAKRKRAEYLKQRGGPCSSAHADYIKHAYFLSRKLARCWRSFVKSRKTTLALAQAYDALGINEKSVKSMPFEELAMLMGSSTALEATKALLDQFERRVTLCQSASSSSAENIDHLLKRLVAPKRKVPPSRDGRTRVAAKRPARTSETSRLSRYSLRVALCAYMILAHPSAVLSGDGEQEKLLMESAANFVTEFELLVKTILEGPGRASRQPFLDAAESSSYQKSDDVASQSKFKTRLVNFDKAWCTYLYRFVVWKVKDARSLEGDLVRAACKLELSMMQTCKLTADGQSYNLTHDMKAIQKQVSDDHKLLREKVQQLSGDAGIERMDSALSDARSKFFEANENGSPLATPVANESTPLSINSSGKLLPSEVNVSSETTSSSTSPVNRPTENEQMVNEMLHEDGGAIPGNSNDARTIEKDFQDKVRETMEKAFWDVVTDSMRGDKPDYSQLINLVKEVRDSLYDLAPKGWKEEIYENIDLEILSQVLESGSQDTQYLGQILQYSLDMVRKLSAAAKDDEMKASHDKLLSELAASSEDNDNGVSSFVIAVIKGLRFTLEEIKQLQVEVSKAYVQLMQPTIKGSAGVKYLQKAFGDRYGPPANASASLPVTLQWISASKSIVEAEWREHLGSLSVLPAANHAQPLVTVLRAGHGAPTAAVPSAGSSGLPECKGAKVDKLVRVGLLQLVSGMDGLQLQSTPESFHLNFLRLRAVQGQFQEVIVMATSMLVLRQVLMSENSKITPLELETVISELFGTLVKLLDNSREAGTEEIVETMMNASASAGSLSAAKIQARRQIITRVVFKSLQADDVVFKKVSRAVHCAFRGVLLGGSGAKGQKLADAALRRVGAGKLADRVVKAAEVLIRVATVSEKVHGPWYKALA